Proteins from a single region of Carassius carassius chromosome 25, fCarCar2.1, whole genome shotgun sequence:
- the LOC132104715 gene encoding zinc finger BED domain-containing protein 4-like — translation MLNRLVEQRWPVTAVLSDPSITKKGNRTLDLTGDQWKLAQETSELLGPLLTLTELLSQEANLSLSATVPMLFNLKKRHLSPEEDDSPAIREMKNTLVKEIDSRWELLNLEPTSIYLLSSALDVRFKHLKFLEDEKKDLVYIEVVRLAEHLHQQQIVRKGEELSASHGEEETDAPPPPAKKKQQEISMLMQADDEEEEERGDSAKTEMEQYLRDATKLQSGPLAWWKQNSDRYPKLAFAAKHLLCVPATSTPSERIFSKAGYIVNKTRSSLLPENVDKLIFLAHNMKRV, via the exons ATGCTTAACCGACTGGTGGAGCAGCGATGGCCAGTGACAGCTGTTTTGTCAGATCCCAGCATCACTAAGAAAGGAAATCGCACCCTTGACTTGACAGGAGACCAGTGGAAACTGGCACAAGAGACATCAGAATTACTTGGGCCCCTGCTCACACTCACAGAACTACTATCACAGGAGGCAAACTTGTCGTTGTCGGCAACAGTGCCAATGCTCTTTAACCTGAAGAAACGCCACCTGTCACCAGAAGAGGATGACAGCCCTGCCATCAGAGAAATGAAGAATACCCTTGTCAAGGAGATCGACAGCAGATGGGAACTGTTAAATTTGGAACCCACCAGCATCTATCTCCTTTCTTCAGCACTAGACGTGAGATTTAAGCACCTTAAATTCCTTGAGGATGAGAAGAAGGACCTGGTATACATTGAG GTTGTCAGACTAGCTGAACATCTGCATCAGCAACAGATCGTTCGCAAGGGAGAAGAGCTGTCAGCAAGCCACGGAGAAGAGGAGACGGATGCGCCACCACCACCcgccaaaaaaaaacagcaggagaTTTCAATGCTGATGCAGGCTGATGACGAAGAGGAAGAAGAACGCGGAGACAGCGCAAAGACAGAGATGGAGCAGTATTTGAGAGATGCTACTAAATTACAGTCGGGCCCACTGGCATGGTGGAAGCAAAACAGTGACCGCTACCCTAAACTGGCATTTGCAGCCAAACACCTTCTTTGCGTTCCGGCCACTTCAACTCCATCAGAGCGCATTTTCTCAAAAGCTGGCTACATCGTCAACAAGACCCGAAGTTCCCTTTTACCAGAAAATGTGGACAAACTCATCTTCCTCGCACACAACATGAAACGAGTATAG
- the LOC132104288 gene encoding uncharacterized protein LOC132104288, with product MGSCKGYNCYPPLFIQEHFYDPVSHSGFIEMRLRNLRRKLHDDQRRYQRKRSRFSDSSGVSITLEVPAEEEEESSREWTTVIKRMKPSPENLNTIKLGMEKTYSNRRLWVANKSPTVKEIFEQYPRFVDMPYLLDTEFGKMFPGKADLFLRKLEGNIVPKLQKMSTVKNPLVMPTDNEIEDSCYRALQILITLLPPTASGRSKGWAKCSTKSALAYLLDIKPAGTSISSLLDNSQTMSESHQPHIVCLGAPSSTAQYIIVAENDKVTIPLEDNSLTCAIDKLFKMYWVCNVEYPVQLTSVFNFFENVYDIPFSGGKRSKVVELISKLQALS from the exons ATGGGTTCTTGTAAAGGTTACAACTGTTATCCTCCGCTTTTCATCCAGGAACATTTCTATGACCCAGTCTCCCACAGTGGATTTATTGAGATGAGACTTCGAAATCTACGGAGGAAACTTCATGATGATCAGCGTCGCTACCAGCGCAAACGTAGTCGATTCAGTGATTCCTCTGGTGTGTCTATTACTTTGGAGGTACCTgctgaagaagaggaagagtCCTCTCGGGAGTGGACGACTGTGATCAAAAGGATGAAACCATCTCCAGAAAACCTCAATACCATCAAATTGGGCATGGAGAAAACATACAGTAATCGCAGGTTATGGGTCGCAAACAAGTCCCCAACAGTGAAAGAAATTTTTGAACAATATCCTCGATTTGTAGACATGCCATACTTG CTTGACACTGAGTTTGGAAAAATGTTTCCTGGTAAGGCTGACCTATTTCTCCGAAAATTGGAAGGAAATATTGTTCCAAAATTGCAAAAGATGTCCACAGTGAAAAATCCTCTGGTCATGCCAACTGATAATGAGATTGAAG ATTCATGTTACAGAGCTCTTCAAATTCTTATTACATTGCTGCCCCCCACTGCGTCAGGAAGGAGCAAAGGGTGGGCCAAATGCAGTACAAAGTCAGCCCTTGCTTATCTCCTGGACATTAAGCCA gctGGAACCAGCATCTCCAGCCTCCTGGATAATTCCCAGACAATGTCGGAAAGCCATCAACCCCACATTGTCTGTTTAGGAGCCCCAAGTTCTACAGCGCAATACATCATTGTGGCGGAGAATGACAAAGTCACCATTCCACTTGAGGATAACAGTCTGACGTGTGCCATCGACAAGCTGTTTAAAATGTATTGGGTTTGCAATGTAGAATATCCTGTCCAACTCACATCTGTctttaatttctttgaaaatgtGTATGATATTCCATTCTCTGGTGGGAAGAGATCTAAAGTTGTGGAGCTTATTTCAAAGCTTCAAGCACTTTCCTAA